A genome region from Sphingobacteriaceae bacterium GW460-11-11-14-LB5 includes the following:
- a CDS encoding HIT family protein yields the protein MTIFSKIVAGEIPAHVVAETVEYLAFLDVQPLTAGHVLVIPKIETDYIFDMDEDLYVGLWMFAKIVAKGVKIAFPCKKVGVSVIGLEVPHAHIHLIPMNNVSDMNFSKEKLKPTNEELAEAAEKIKQALLEV from the coding sequence ATGACTATCTTTTCAAAAATTGTTGCTGGCGAAATCCCTGCACATGTTGTTGCTGAAACTGTAGAATATTTAGCCTTTTTAGATGTTCAGCCTTTAACAGCAGGCCATGTTCTGGTTATTCCGAAAATTGAGACTGATTATATTTTCGATATGGATGAAGATCTGTATGTGGGTTTGTGGATGTTTGCCAAAATTGTAGCGAAAGGTGTTAAAATAGCTTTCCCCTGCAAAAAAGTGGGCGTTTCGGTAATTGGACTGGAAGTGCCGCATGCACATATTCATTTAATCCCGATGAATAATGTAAGCGATATGAATTTCAGTAAAGAAAAACTGAAGCCAACAAACGAAGAACTGGCTGAGGCTGCCGAAAAAATTAAGCAAGCCTTACTGGAAGTATAA
- a CDS encoding transcription elongation factor GreA: MTEVTYYTQEGLDKLKEEVHYLTTTGRQLISKAIAEARDKGDLSENAEYDAAKEAQGLHEAKISKLKNTLANARLIDESKLDLSKVLALSIVKIKNVKNGATMTYQLVAETEADLKTGKISVKSPIAQGLLGKSVGEFAEIEVPAGKMQFEVLEISR, translated from the coding sequence ATGACAGAGGTAACATACTACACCCAAGAGGGGTTAGATAAATTAAAAGAGGAAGTTCATTATTTAACAACCACCGGTCGTCAGCTAATATCTAAAGCAATTGCAGAAGCAAGGGATAAAGGTGATTTATCGGAGAATGCAGAGTACGATGCTGCCAAAGAAGCACAAGGTTTGCATGAAGCAAAAATTTCAAAATTAAAGAATACCTTGGCAAACGCACGTTTAATTGATGAGTCTAAATTAGACTTATCGAAAGTACTTGCCTTATCGATTGTTAAAATAAAAAATGTTAAAAACGGCGCAACCATGACTTACCAGTTGGTAGCCGAAACAGAAGCCGATTTAAAAACAGGAAAAATTTCTGTTAAATCGCCAATTGCACAAGGTTTGTTAGGTAAATCGGTTGGCGAATTTGCCGAAATCGAAGTGCCGGCAGGTAAAATGCAGTTCGAAGTTTTAGAGATATCAAGATAA